A genomic stretch from uncultured Pseudodesulfovibrio sp. includes:
- a CDS encoding TetR/AcrR family transcriptional regulator: MSQQKKDREQTRQRIVDAVGRVLAEGGFKKLGVNRIAREAGVDKVLIYRYFGGLPELVTEYGRSFEYWPQPEEMVPMSEEFEKGNAHESLRIFFRNYVRAIRKRPMTLEIMAWEMTVHDDMAARLEDVRMRTVLECFERMELAGADTCDLTTGILVLFAAVNSLLVKSRNTGAVGGLDLHEDGAWDRIDAMIGVMAQGLFRCMPDNQEVA, translated from the coding sequence GTGTCCCAACAAAAGAAAGACAGGGAACAGACCCGTCAGCGGATTGTTGATGCCGTAGGCCGCGTGCTTGCCGAAGGCGGATTCAAGAAACTCGGCGTGAACCGGATTGCACGGGAGGCCGGTGTCGATAAAGTGCTTATCTATCGGTATTTCGGTGGACTGCCGGAGCTGGTAACCGAATATGGACGTAGTTTTGAGTATTGGCCGCAGCCCGAAGAAATGGTTCCGATGTCGGAAGAGTTTGAAAAAGGCAATGCTCACGAATCATTACGGATTTTTTTTAGGAATTATGTGCGTGCAATTCGAAAAAGGCCAATGACGCTGGAAATCATGGCCTGGGAAATGACCGTACATGATGACATGGCAGCCCGTCTTGAAGATGTTCGAATGCGGACTGTGCTTGAATGTTTTGAACGCATGGAGTTGGCCGGTGCTGATACGTGCGATTTGACCACGGGGATTCTGGTGCTTTTTGCAGCGGTTAATTCTCTTCTGGTCAAGTCTCGGAACACAGGCGCCGTAGGCGGACTTGATCTGCATGAGGACGGGGCATGGGACAGGATCGATGCAATGATCGGTGTAATGGCGCAAGGTCTATTTCGCTGTATGCCGGATAATCAGGAGGTGGCATGA
- a CDS encoding transporter substrate-binding domain-containing protein: protein MQVVIYPPLAYEVAGELRGVAPEVVQAIQTLVGDTNPLIITPWLRAYNQTQKFEKQGLFAIVRIPEREKLFKWVGPVFGEGDYFFKRTGADLKIEDLDDARNVSRIAVRKDGYTHQLLASKNFTNLDVGPTYDSSYKKLAQGRVDLVLMGERTYFYMVKNAGLNPAVFERVGPKVSSSTAWLAFSLDVSDATIVQWQNALDQLKADGTYDAIMERNFRQ, encoded by the coding sequence ATGCAAGTAGTGATTTATCCACCACTTGCATATGAAGTGGCGGGTGAATTGCGTGGTGTTGCGCCGGAAGTTGTTCAGGCGATTCAGACTTTGGTCGGCGACACCAATCCCCTCATAATAACACCCTGGCTGAGGGCCTACAATCAAACACAGAAATTTGAGAAACAGGGGTTGTTTGCGATTGTCCGTATCCCTGAACGGGAAAAACTGTTCAAATGGGTTGGGCCGGTCTTCGGAGAGGGAGATTATTTTTTTAAGCGGACCGGGGCTGACCTGAAAATCGAAGACCTTGATGATGCGCGCAACGTCAGCCGTATTGCTGTTCGAAAGGATGGGTATACTCATCAACTGCTGGCGTCGAAGAATTTTACCAATCTGGATGTAGGGCCGACGTACGATTCAAGTTACAAAAAGCTCGCCCAGGGGCGTGTCGATCTTGTCCTCATGGGTGAGAGGACCTATTTTTACATGGTTAAAAATGCGGGATTGAATCCTGCCGTCTTTGAGCGTGTCGGTCCAAAGGTCTCCAGCTCAACGGCTTGGCTTGCTTTCTCCCTTGATGTTTCGGATGCGACCATCGTGCAATGGCAGAATGCGCTGGATCAGTTAAAGGCTGACGGAACGTATGACGCCATCATGGAGAGAAATTTCAGGCAGTAA
- a CDS encoding thioredoxin family protein, translating into MVKTIEPQAFDLELQRSDEPLLVAFLKRNERYADQAEILEKTSQSHKDRVRCFLYDSDYLDTAQERFAVKGTPTFLLFDKGKEIDRLIGESDGETLDDFIQGVFGER; encoded by the coding sequence ATGGTCAAGACCATAGAACCACAGGCCTTTGACCTGGAGTTGCAAAGAAGTGACGAACCCTTGCTCGTTGCTTTTCTTAAGCGCAATGAACGGTATGCCGATCAGGCCGAAATCTTGGAAAAGACCTCACAGTCTCATAAAGACCGAGTGCGGTGTTTTTTATATGATTCGGATTACCTTGATACGGCTCAGGAACGTTTTGCGGTTAAGGGGACGCCGACATTCCTTCTTTTCGATAAAGGAAAGGAAATCGACAGGCTTATCGGAGAGTCCGATGGGGAGACTCTGGATGATTTCATTCAGGGGGTTTTCGGCGAAAGATAG
- a CDS encoding C-GCAxxG-C-C family protein: protein MNTREHAVTALMGGASCAQAVFEAYCERYGISQQDARKMTAGFGGGFASGLTCGAVSAGCLILGLEFASVDLSDAYARDRTYSSTQELLARFAERNGSHQCAEILARNAMEIQSPEGKQRLRESRLCVKMVEDAVGCIEGILAENSAE, encoded by the coding sequence ATGAATACCAGGGAACACGCGGTGACCGCTTTGATGGGCGGGGCATCATGCGCACAGGCAGTGTTTGAGGCATATTGTGAAAGATACGGAATATCGCAACAGGATGCTCGAAAGATGACCGCCGGATTTGGTGGTGGTTTTGCTTCGGGGTTGACCTGCGGGGCTGTCTCTGCCGGATGTCTCATTCTAGGTCTGGAGTTCGCTTCTGTAGATCTGAGTGATGCGTATGCGCGTGACCGCACATATTCTTCCACCCAGGAACTCCTTGCTCGGTTTGCCGAACGCAATGGTTCACACCAATGCGCTGAAATCCTCGCTCGCAACGCCATGGAAATACAAAGTCCAGAAGGGAAACAACGCCTGCGTGAAAGCAGACTCTGTGTGAAGATGGTTGAGGATGCGGTAGGTTGTATTGAGGGGATTCTGGCCGAAAATAGTGCGGAGTAA
- a CDS encoding phage tail assembly chaperone — MTEEWRVERYQSEVRMGMSPTDRIEDLDAIAQALRDVPQQKGFPWVIDWPVDNG; from the coding sequence ATGACCGAAGAGTGGCGAGTTGAACGGTATCAGAGTGAGGTCAGGATGGGGATGTCACCAACAGACAGGATTGAAGATCTTGACGCCATAGCACAAGCCCTTCGGGACGTGCCGCAGCAAAAGGGGTTTCCGTGGGTGATTGATTGGCCGGTTGATAATGGCTAA
- a CDS encoding DUF3880 domain-containing protein yields MPRPRYQTIIDEIGMTKSMPTAKEQFEWYVSDSPDECPVVFLGLGPEPDKIPKWFGLSDTDPLYFVECQDFVDQTDNNWNGAIPDNFTRIAADAFTTELAANSHVIRYLPVQKAFPSFYGPLTARLLLCKTTIPAPSRIVWLPTLEEDLLGRELGLAFEEAGYTVRFIDHEALGKHPGTVLPELLEDGTPDLFFSVNFKGLDHFGLCYHILREAGAQVAIWMVDNPFNLLPAVKSGYWKNAKLFVTDHSFIGPLIETGARWVTHLPLAASPHFFENGGQLPDHAKDIEKALVFVGRSAFPDKDKFFAGVSVDPTLLTTIHNAEGAHRFDYFWWREQMKDVQLWPGNQVRQIGAGAEFASSLWKNDCLHAAGKITIFGDDGWKTLENADVRPVVDYYVHLPAIYRTAPVTLNITGMQLPAGLTQRHFDVWCAGGFLISDANPGLQIFPEELVEQITYIHPDEIHDLFLRYREETQDKQELRKAWRECILRDHTYSNRVDTILTALNL; encoded by the coding sequence GTGCCTCGACCCCGCTATCAGACAATTATTGACGAAATCGGCATGACAAAATCCATGCCCACGGCAAAAGAGCAATTTGAATGGTATGTCAGTGACAGCCCGGATGAGTGTCCCGTGGTCTTTCTCGGGCTTGGACCAGAACCGGACAAAATCCCGAAATGGTTCGGATTATCAGATACTGACCCATTGTATTTTGTGGAATGCCAGGATTTCGTGGACCAGACTGACAACAACTGGAACGGAGCCATTCCCGACAATTTCACTCGTATCGCAGCAGACGCCTTCACCACCGAGTTGGCGGCGAACTCACATGTAATCCGATATCTGCCCGTCCAAAAGGCGTTTCCATCATTTTACGGTCCGCTTACCGCGCGTCTTCTACTCTGCAAAACGACAATCCCCGCGCCGTCAAGAATCGTATGGCTGCCAACCCTTGAAGAAGACCTGCTCGGCAGGGAACTGGGACTGGCTTTTGAAGAAGCCGGATACACGGTGCGATTCATCGACCACGAAGCATTGGGAAAACATCCCGGGACGGTGCTGCCTGAACTGCTTGAGGACGGCACGCCCGATCTGTTTTTTTCCGTGAACTTCAAAGGTCTCGACCATTTCGGCCTATGCTATCATATTTTGCGCGAAGCCGGTGCACAGGTCGCGATCTGGATGGTGGACAACCCGTTTAACCTGCTTCCTGCGGTCAAGTCAGGGTACTGGAAAAACGCCAAACTGTTTGTCACGGATCATAGCTTCATCGGCCCTCTCATTGAAACCGGCGCACGCTGGGTGACACACCTGCCGCTGGCCGCCAGTCCGCACTTTTTCGAAAACGGGGGACAACTGCCGGACCATGCGAAAGACATTGAAAAAGCGCTTGTCTTCGTTGGTCGATCGGCATTCCCGGACAAAGACAAGTTCTTTGCCGGTGTCAGTGTTGACCCGACCCTCCTCACCACAATTCATAATGCTGAAGGAGCACATCGTTTCGATTACTTCTGGTGGCGCGAACAGATGAAAGACGTGCAACTCTGGCCCGGCAACCAGGTCCGTCAAATCGGAGCGGGAGCGGAGTTCGCCAGCTCCTTGTGGAAAAACGATTGCCTGCACGCTGCCGGGAAGATCACGATTTTCGGAGATGACGGCTGGAAAACGCTTGAAAACGCGGACGTACGGCCTGTAGTGGACTACTACGTTCACCTGCCCGCCATCTACCGGACAGCCCCGGTCACCCTCAATATCACCGGCATGCAGCTCCCGGCAGGGCTGACCCAGCGACACTTCGACGTCTGGTGCGCAGGCGGCTTCCTGATCTCGGACGCCAACCCCGGCCTGCAAATCTTCCCGGAAGAACTGGTGGAACAGATCACCTACATCCACCCGGACGAAATCCACGACCTTTTCCTCCGGTACCGAGAGGAAACACAAGACAAACAGGAACTCCGCAAAGCATGGCGAGAGTGCATCCTGCGTGACCATACATACAGCAACCGTGTAGACACCATACTTACGGCCCTGAATTTGTAA
- a CDS encoding MFS transporter translates to MSTADIHTRDTRRIFFAILVSGLFSTLGVGLFSFTIPLLSLDEKVSGIWLGSAFAGYYLAKMLIAPVAGIWGDKVGPRLPLLLTTLIGCLAPLAYFLHATLTTLYAIQFILGLVSGLIKPIGMATLGGNGPKQALPRWFALYSMAFNIALFCGPLLGGFLYLDRSIKPPLLGLSLCMGIASLIIVVFLPKDIRTIKVETTAKTQELSRLDALYLLLSIFGRTLGIGLLTAFYPILLALKLGWSGLGVAILYAVPSFTTCLGLALMGRIQNRKPQILTIVIGMLLSASALFALGTSMEPWHFVLWGAVMGLGTAISIPASMVAASEMSRNQGMAFGTTHVVAGLGFLLAPLLGGYIVQTFHSVAPALQFIAAIGFFSCIPLLSSGFRDHLYWGTALSWSAAISCGVIAIIPMYFLSVQPGTPLTASGKDIYRFTDVGLGTIINLTIKAKSQGAADKAAQKTIVVMRMLQKDYDHRNMDGSIGRINRGAGQYWVTPSDRSYALIRRALRYSEKTGGAFDPTIGALTTSPLYYALDETLARLKKGLVGHSLVLTDDENKRIHLKKQGMALDLGGIAKGTIIDAAVALLRKQGIQAGIVEAGGDFYCFGDQDWTVGIRHPRSKDVYKTLTIREKGICGSGDYQQFVTVENHGKKELRHHIIDPSDMSSANESAGVTVIADSAEKADALATALFILGPRRGKEIMSREYPTASAMWFTPDLRVIATDNFHSSH, encoded by the coding sequence ATGAGCACTGCTGACATACACACTCGCGATACCCGCCGGATTTTTTTTGCGATATTGGTCAGCGGGCTTTTTTCAACGCTTGGCGTCGGCCTGTTTTCATTCACCATTCCGCTCTTGTCCCTTGATGAAAAAGTCAGCGGGATCTGGCTTGGCAGCGCATTTGCGGGGTACTACCTTGCCAAAATGCTGATTGCGCCGGTTGCCGGTATCTGGGGGGACAAGGTCGGGCCTCGCCTTCCGCTGCTCTTGACGACATTGATCGGCTGCCTGGCCCCCCTTGCCTACTTTCTGCACGCAACACTGACGACCCTGTACGCCATCCAGTTCATTCTGGGGCTCGTGTCCGGGCTGATCAAACCAATCGGAATGGCGACACTGGGCGGAAACGGCCCAAAACAGGCACTTCCCCGATGGTTCGCACTGTATTCCATGGCGTTCAACATCGCCTTGTTCTGCGGTCCGCTTCTTGGTGGATTCCTGTATCTCGACCGCTCCATCAAACCGCCACTGCTCGGACTGTCCCTGTGCATGGGTATAGCGTCACTCATCATTGTCGTATTCCTGCCAAAGGATATCCGCACAATAAAGGTGGAGACCACAGCAAAAACTCAGGAACTGAGCAGACTCGATGCTCTTTACCTCCTGCTTTCCATATTCGGTCGCACCCTTGGAATCGGCCTGCTCACAGCCTTTTATCCCATTCTGCTGGCCCTGAAACTGGGATGGAGTGGCCTTGGTGTCGCCATATTATATGCAGTACCGAGCTTCACGACCTGTTTGGGCCTTGCATTGATGGGACGAATACAGAACAGGAAACCGCAAATTCTCACCATCGTTATCGGCATGCTTCTCAGCGCAAGTGCCTTGTTCGCACTGGGGACAAGCATGGAACCATGGCATTTCGTACTCTGGGGAGCAGTCATGGGACTTGGAACCGCAATATCCATTCCCGCTTCCATGGTCGCCGCATCCGAAATGTCACGCAACCAGGGTATGGCTTTCGGGACAACACATGTTGTAGCCGGACTCGGTTTTCTCCTTGCCCCGCTCCTTGGCGGATATATCGTTCAGACATTCCACTCTGTTGCTCCGGCACTACAATTCATCGCGGCAATAGGGTTCTTCTCATGCATACCGCTGCTCTCTTCCGGCTTTCGCGATCACCTGTACTGGGGAACAGCACTGTCATGGAGTGCAGCCATCAGCTGCGGAGTAATCGCAATCATCCCCATGTATTTTTTGTCCGTCCAGCCGGGAACCCCACTCACTGCCAGCGGGAAAGACATCTACAGATTCACCGACGTCGGACTGGGAACAATAATAAACCTGACCATCAAGGCAAAAAGTCAGGGGGCTGCCGACAAGGCCGCCCAAAAGACCATCGTAGTAATGCGGATGCTGCAAAAGGATTACGATCACCGAAACATGGATGGTTCCATCGGAAGGATCAACCGGGGAGCCGGACAGTACTGGGTGACGCCATCTGACAGATCATATGCCCTGATCCGCCGGGCACTGCGGTACAGCGAAAAAACCGGCGGAGCCTTTGATCCCACTATCGGCGCATTGACAACATCCCCGCTCTACTATGCGCTTGATGAGACACTGGCTCGACTGAAAAAGGGACTTGTGGGCCACTCGCTCGTTCTCACTGATGATGAAAACAAACGCATTCATCTGAAAAAACAGGGCATGGCTCTTGATCTTGGAGGGATAGCCAAAGGCACCATCATTGATGCGGCCGTTGCGCTGCTTCGAAAGCAGGGAATACAGGCTGGCATAGTCGAGGCCGGAGGAGATTTTTACTGTTTTGGCGACCAGGACTGGACCGTTGGCATACGCCATCCTCGCTCAAAAGACGTCTATAAAACGCTGACCATTCGAGAAAAGGGGATATGCGGTTCAGGAGACTATCAACAGTTTGTGACAGTCGAGAATCACGGGAAAAAAGAATTACGGCATCACATCATTGACCCTTCGGACATGAGCTCCGCAAACGAATCAGCGGGAGTAACGGTTATCGCCGACAGTGCCGAAAAAGCAGACGCACTGGCAACCGCTCTTTTTATTCTTGGCCCCCGCAGAGGTAAGGAGATCATGAGTCGTGAATACCCAACAGCGTCGGCCATGTGGTTCACTCCCGACCTACGGGTTATTGCCACCGACAACTTTCACTCTTCACACTGA
- a CDS encoding sigma 54-interacting transcriptional regulator, giving the protein MSSTILVAEDDAFMRTLIRDILVAGGYHVETASGLASASALMARKEPDVLFASLDLMREGECDLLDEARRLGFQVPLVLLVDAAIENPVATVRESRAFGYLAKPVDRFRLEMLARQGVAAKELLVRDAGRVDEIARVHTLVRAVLETDDGAFFILDEEGLIVDCGGLIEILINPIEKPVAGCDYLSILPELIAIRQAGTLSEVRATMKAVCIEEKRGGVVVESCIKPVVEGGALTGFVVAVRDVTAKRWSETGLAAAEKQYRSVFEGATDAILLIDKESGKVLDCNGASVRMLGFEADAMCGRNIRTMVDHPEQTMKAMKTGVKRISYEYLRRKDGSSFPVELSLSYYTNGGREVCVMSGQDISRHKMVEEALREGARLYRAVVEDQTELICRFKADGTLSFINGAYARFFGEDEDEAIGSNVFAHHAPSDRQAVMHWLETANPDQPVLDKEIPLTRHDGEVRWIHWTNRAVFNDREAVIKVQAVGRDVTERKQAEKALSRATQEKEQYRLNLVATFKSIPDAILTVDSNLTIMASNGAAASLFNFDKGRMRGLNLEDLVEGDGNPCVGVLKQVLKTDKPVRGYEIELELKDLGERMLEINCSPLVDQGRQHNGAVLVVRDVSHVADLEKQLQQRQGFRGIIGRSSSMQDIYQLLEQLSSLDSIVLILGESGTGKELAAEALHYGGARAGKPLVKVNCSALSESLLESELFGHVRGAFTGAVRDKVGRIQAAQGGTLFLDEIGDISPLLQLKLLRFLEQKEYERVGESKTYSADVRILAATNVDLLESVKQGVFREDLYYRLNVMPVTLPPLRERQADIPLLVEHFLDVFSDHFGKSFEGVSQEVMDLFMGYSWPGNIRELRHALEHACILAPGKIVGLKHIRKDLIENTMNHSPSLPETLPRYFPVTVAPCKPGKEDVLAAIQQNSGNKVRAARQLGIHRATLYRKLKMWGIDI; this is encoded by the coding sequence GTGAGTTCGACCATTCTTGTTGCTGAAGACGACGCCTTCATGCGCACGTTGATCCGGGACATTCTTGTTGCCGGTGGATATCATGTGGAAACCGCCTCAGGTCTGGCCTCGGCTTCTGCGCTCATGGCCCGAAAAGAGCCGGATGTTCTCTTTGCTTCCCTGGATTTGATGCGTGAGGGGGAGTGCGACCTTCTGGACGAAGCCAGGCGACTTGGGTTTCAGGTGCCGCTTGTCCTGTTGGTCGATGCAGCCATCGAGAATCCGGTGGCAACGGTGCGCGAAAGCAGGGCATTTGGGTATCTGGCAAAGCCCGTTGATCGTTTTCGGCTGGAGATGCTCGCCAGGCAGGGGGTCGCTGCAAAGGAGCTTCTTGTGCGTGATGCAGGGCGTGTGGATGAGATTGCACGTGTGCACACTCTCGTCCGTGCCGTGCTCGAAACGGATGATGGAGCTTTCTTTATTTTGGATGAAGAAGGTTTGATAGTGGATTGCGGCGGTCTGATTGAGATATTGATCAACCCAATTGAGAAGCCTGTCGCTGGCTGTGACTATTTGTCAATTTTGCCGGAGCTTATCGCTATACGGCAGGCAGGCACGTTATCCGAAGTCCGGGCCACGATGAAGGCCGTATGCATTGAGGAGAAACGTGGCGGGGTTGTTGTTGAGTCCTGCATCAAACCGGTTGTCGAGGGTGGCGCTTTGACAGGATTCGTCGTTGCGGTTCGTGATGTAACCGCCAAACGGTGGAGTGAGACAGGGCTGGCTGCAGCCGAAAAGCAGTACCGGAGTGTCTTTGAAGGTGCAACCGACGCTATTCTCCTTATTGACAAGGAGAGCGGCAAGGTCCTCGACTGCAATGGTGCGTCTGTTCGCATGTTGGGGTTTGAGGCTGATGCAATGTGTGGGCGGAATATCCGTACCATGGTTGATCACCCCGAGCAGACCATGAAGGCCATGAAAACCGGGGTGAAGCGTATTTCGTATGAATATTTGCGGCGCAAGGACGGCTCGTCTTTTCCTGTGGAACTCTCCCTGAGTTACTACACAAACGGTGGGCGTGAGGTGTGTGTCATGTCGGGTCAGGACATCTCTCGTCACAAGATGGTGGAGGAGGCCTTGCGTGAGGGGGCCAGGCTTTACCGGGCGGTGGTCGAAGATCAGACTGAGTTGATTTGCCGGTTCAAGGCGGACGGGACATTGAGTTTTATCAATGGGGCATATGCACGATTTTTCGGAGAAGATGAGGATGAAGCCATTGGTTCCAACGTTTTTGCTCATCACGCACCTTCTGATCGTCAGGCCGTTATGCATTGGTTGGAGACAGCCAATCCTGACCAGCCCGTTTTAGATAAGGAAATACCTTTGACCCGGCATGACGGTGAAGTCCGTTGGATTCATTGGACCAATCGTGCCGTTTTTAACGACAGAGAAGCCGTTATCAAAGTGCAAGCCGTCGGTCGTGATGTCACTGAGCGCAAACAGGCTGAGAAAGCCCTGAGTCGGGCTACTCAAGAGAAGGAACAGTATCGTCTGAACCTTGTGGCAACTTTCAAATCCATTCCGGATGCGATTCTGACAGTGGATAGCAACTTGACCATTATGGCATCTAACGGAGCGGCTGCATCTCTGTTCAATTTTGACAAGGGCCGTATGCGCGGTCTCAACCTTGAAGATTTGGTCGAGGGTGACGGCAACCCTTGTGTCGGTGTACTCAAACAGGTGTTGAAGACAGACAAGCCTGTGCGTGGGTATGAGATTGAATTGGAGCTCAAGGACCTCGGCGAACGCATGTTGGAAATCAATTGTTCGCCCCTGGTCGATCAGGGAAGGCAGCATAACGGTGCCGTTCTTGTTGTCCGTGACGTGTCCCATGTCGCTGATTTGGAAAAACAGCTGCAACAGCGACAGGGGTTCAGGGGGATTATCGGCCGGAGCTCGTCCATGCAGGACATTTACCAGCTCCTGGAACAATTATCATCTCTGGATTCCATCGTTCTCATTCTTGGAGAATCCGGTACCGGCAAGGAATTGGCTGCCGAAGCCCTGCATTATGGCGGTGCGAGGGCTGGTAAACCGCTGGTCAAAGTGAATTGTTCGGCCCTGTCAGAAAGTCTGCTTGAAAGTGAACTGTTCGGTCATGTGCGTGGGGCATTCACTGGTGCAGTCAGGGACAAGGTCGGGCGTATACAGGCCGCTCAGGGGGGCACGCTGTTCTTGGATGAAATCGGTGACATCTCTCCTTTGCTCCAACTTAAATTGCTTCGGTTCCTTGAACAAAAGGAATATGAACGGGTCGGCGAATCCAAAACATATTCAGCGGATGTGCGTATTCTTGCAGCCACCAATGTCGATCTGTTGGAATCTGTTAAACAGGGCGTGTTCCGGGAAGATTTGTATTATCGACTGAATGTCATGCCTGTAACCTTGCCACCTCTCAGAGAACGTCAGGCGGACATCCCTTTGCTGGTCGAGCATTTTCTTGATGTGTTTTCGGACCATTTCGGTAAGTCCTTCGAGGGCGTGTCCCAAGAGGTTATGGACCTTTTCATGGGATACAGTTGGCCTGGTAACATTCGTGAATTGAGACATGCACTTGAACACGCCTGCATACTTGCCCCGGGCAAGATTGTCGGCCTGAAGCATATCCGTAAGGATCTGATTGAAAATACGATGAATCATTCACCCAGTCTGCCTGAAACTCTCCCACGGTATTTCCCCGTGACAGTTGCTCCTTGTAAGCCCGGCAAGGAGGATGTCCTGGCTGCTATTCAGCAGAACAGCGGGAACAAGGTCCGTGCTGCCCGGCAACTGGGCATTCACCGGGCTACCCTGTATCGCAAACTCAAGATGTGGGGCATTGACATCTGA
- a CDS encoding phosphomannomutase/phosphoglucomutase translates to MKPIAREIFRTYDIRGVVDQDFDEEWVEQLGKACGTYFLQNGSQTAVVGHDCRYSSPAYSKALTAGLVSVGVNVITLGQVSSPAFYYAVTTLGQTAGVMITASHNPSEYNGFKVWQGKSTIHSDEIQDVYEVLKKGEFPEGTGSVSAENIIPGYIKELAADVKIERPLKVVVDGGNGTGGTITADALELAGVEVVRLFCDPDGAFPNHHPDPVVEKNMVSLQQAVLAEKADLGVGLDGDGDRIGVVTEKGDLLFGDQLVAIYARDILKEFPGASIIGEVKCSHLMYEDIKAHGGNAVMWKTGHSLIKARMREIDAKFAGEMSGHMFFADRYYGFDDATYASLRIAEIVSKSDKTMSDHLANWPKTFSTPEIRVDCPEAMKSTVVGKAVEYFSSRFDAIDIDGVRAIFPDGWGLLRASNTQPVLVLRFEAETEERLAEIRGMFEKKLEEWIA, encoded by the coding sequence ATGAAACCTATCGCAAGGGAAATTTTCAGGACATACGACATCCGCGGTGTCGTAGATCAGGATTTTGACGAAGAATGGGTGGAGCAGCTTGGTAAAGCCTGCGGAACGTATTTTTTACAGAATGGGTCGCAGACTGCCGTGGTCGGTCATGACTGTCGTTACTCTTCTCCAGCCTACAGCAAGGCTTTGACAGCCGGACTGGTTTCTGTCGGGGTCAATGTCATCACTCTTGGTCAGGTTTCCTCTCCGGCTTTTTATTATGCTGTGACCACGCTCGGACAAACCGCTGGTGTAATGATTACTGCCAGCCATAATCCGTCTGAGTACAATGGGTTCAAAGTGTGGCAGGGCAAATCCACAATTCACTCCGATGAAATTCAGGATGTGTATGAGGTTCTGAAAAAGGGTGAGTTCCCGGAAGGGACAGGCTCAGTGTCCGCAGAAAATATTATCCCCGGATATATCAAGGAACTGGCGGCTGATGTGAAGATCGAGCGCCCCCTCAAGGTTGTCGTTGACGGTGGCAACGGTACTGGCGGCACCATTACCGCAGATGCCCTTGAGTTGGCTGGCGTGGAAGTTGTCCGGTTGTTCTGTGACCCGGACGGTGCATTCCCGAACCATCACCCTGATCCTGTGGTGGAAAAAAACATGGTCTCTCTGCAACAGGCTGTATTGGCCGAAAAAGCCGATCTCGGTGTTGGTCTGGATGGGGATGGAGATCGTATCGGCGTGGTTACGGAAAAGGGTGATCTTCTTTTCGGAGACCAGTTGGTAGCCATATACGCCCGTGATATTTTAAAAGAGTTTCCTGGTGCCTCAATTATCGGGGAAGTTAAATGTTCTCATCTCATGTATGAAGATATCAAGGCCCACGGCGGCAATGCGGTCATGTGGAAGACGGGGCATTCGCTGATCAAGGCCCGTATGCGTGAAATTGACGCAAAGTTCGCTGGGGAGATGTCCGGTCACATGTTTTTTGCTGATCGTTATTACGGATTCGACGATGCAACATACGCCTCACTTCGTATCGCGGAAATTGTGTCCAAGTCTGACAAGACCATGAGCGATCATCTGGCCAACTGGCCGAAGACATTCTCCACTCCGGAAATTCGTGTGGACTGTCCCGAAGCCATGAAGTCCACCGTGGTCGGCAAAGCGGTCGAGTATTTCAGCTCCAGGTTTGACGCTATCGATATCGACGGGGTTCGTGCCATATTTCCCGATGGCTGGGGCTTGCTCCGCGCTTCAAACACTCAGCCTGTCCTTGTTCTTCGTTTCGAGGCTGAAACCGAAGAACGGTTGGCCGAAATCAGGGGGATGTTCGAGAAGAAACTTGAAGAGTGGATAGCATAA
- a CDS encoding RlmE family RNA methyltransferase has product MKQYQDKYFKRAKKENYAARSVYKLKEMDKRFHIFKQGQTVLDLGAAPGSWTQFAGEKVGKQGHVLGVDLQSTRHSFADNITFLQADVFSDSPELLEAIEPLAPFDVIISDMAPKTTGIKFADQANSLELCERAFEVAKKYLKKGGNFAVKIFEGGEINDYRDEIRPYFGKIKNFKPHSSRAESKEIFIVALGFRGREE; this is encoded by the coding sequence ATGAAACAGTATCAGGATAAGTACTTCAAACGGGCCAAAAAGGAAAACTACGCCGCCCGCTCGGTCTACAAGCTCAAGGAGATGGACAAACGGTTCCATATCTTCAAGCAGGGACAGACCGTGCTCGATCTTGGCGCAGCCCCTGGCTCATGGACACAGTTTGCCGGAGAAAAAGTTGGTAAGCAGGGCCACGTGCTCGGCGTGGACCTCCAGTCTACCAGGCATTCCTTCGCGGACAATATCACATTTTTGCAGGCCGACGTGTTTTCGGATTCGCCGGAACTGCTGGAAGCCATCGAACCACTTGCGCCGTTCGATGTCATTATCAGCGATATGGCCCCCAAGACAACCGGAATCAAGTTCGCGGATCAGGCGAACTCTCTGGAGTTGTGTGAGAGAGCGTTTGAGGTAGCGAAGAAATACCTCAAGAAAGGTGGCAATTTTGCGGTCAAGATTTTTGAAGGTGGCGAAATCAACGATTACCGAGATGAAATCAGACCGTATTTTGGCAAGATAAAAAACTTCAAACCCCACAGCTCTCGCGCTGAAAGCAAGGAAATATTCATTGTCGCGCTTGGCTTTCGGGGAAGAGAAGAGTAG